One window of Arvicola amphibius chromosome 6, mArvAmp1.2, whole genome shotgun sequence genomic DNA carries:
- the Klf17 gene encoding Krueppel-like factor 17 — translation MLDSLVSASGKPGTFQCSWDCGVVVLGPFPVTAPVSLGSPLVQSCAQADMEQEEEWQAAHEPPKDNEKPAPTLHLSVPSGNGGVHQPPTPAATPHVSNMSRPYMLSAEESRQSEGEGGSQVILSLPEHGVRYSSPLPPTPSQMYHQPPSVHQPGRLIDTGSHMMSLGSPGTLVGVNIAFSENLMPHSGLLGSASSGVPVVPYSVPSTVPATTGSLNNGILLVQSMAPSGACAIAPSMDRMLHLNPYNLGMPSARLQPLLTLDSQDSLVTQSNSQEGPLVSEQPTPSPQGSESPSTSGEASGRPPPASRPYVCPYENCGKAYTKRSHLVSHQRKHTGEKPYVCDWEGCTWSFFRSDELGRHRRIHTRDRPHKCLECGRQFMRSDHLKQHQKTHQRMPDFPTPQANSEQMDGQLGGPLAPGQGL, via the exons CTGGGATTGTGGCGTAGTGGTGTTAGGACCCTTCCCTGTGACGGCACCAGTCTCGCTAGGCTCACCTCTGGTCCAAAGTTGCGCCCAGGCCGAcatggagcaggaagaggagtgGCAGGCTGCGCACGAGCCTCCCAAG GATAATGAGAAGCCGGCACCAACGCTGCATCTATCAGTGCCTTCTGGGAACGGCGGAGTTCATCAGCCGCCCACTCCAGCCGCCACTCCACATGTATCCAATATGTCAAGGCCGTATATGTTATCTGCTGAGGAGTCCAGGCAGAGTGAGGGTGAAGGGGGGTCACAGGTCATTCTGTCCCTACCTGAGCATGGTGTGAGGTACTCCTCCCCACTGCCTCCTACACCTTCCCAGATGTATCATCAGCCACCGTCTGTCCACCAACCAGGCAGACTGATTGACACGGGATCCCACATGATGTCCTTAGGGAGTCCAGGTACTCTGGTGGGAGTGAACATAGCCTTCAGTGAGAATCTGATGCCTCACAGTGGCCTGCTAGGCTCAGCTTCCAGCGGCGTCCCAGTAGTGCCTTATTCTGTCCCTTCAACAGTACCTGCTACCACAGGCTCTTTAAATAATGGAATATTGCTGGTTCAAAGCATGGCTCCCAGCGGGGCCTGTGCCATAGCTCCCTCGATGGATCGGATGCTGCACTTAAATCCCTACAATCTTGGGATGCCCTCAGCGAGGCTTCAGCCATTGCTGACTTTAGATTCCCAGGACTCGCTTGTGACACAGTCAAATTCCCAGGAAGGACCTTTGGTATCTGAGCAGCCCACACCTAGTCCACAGGGTTCAGAGAGCCCCAGTACTTCAGGAGAGGCATCTGGGAGGCCACCTCCAGCTTCAAGGCCTTATGTCTGCCCATATGAAAACTGCGGGAAAGCTTACACCAAGCGCTCTCACCTCGTGAGTCATCAGCGTAAACACACAG GTGAGAAGCCGTACGTGTGTGACTGGGAAGGCTGCACGTGGTCTTTCTTCCGCTCTGATGAGCTCGGGCGACATAGACGGATCCACACCAGAGACCGACCACATAAATGCTTGGAGTGCGGCCGACAGTTCATGAGATCCGACCATCTCAAGCAACACCAAAAAACTCATCAGCGCATGCCAGACTTCCCGACACCTCAGGCCAACAGCGAACAGATGGACGGACAGCTCGGTGGGCCTCTTGCTCCTGGTCAGGGGCTTTAG